From a single Hymenobacter sp. YIM 151500-1 genomic region:
- a CDS encoding M28 family metallopeptidase, which yields MHTLRLLTLAGGLALAAPTAAQQTTGTKADPAMLAKIKDEGLNRSKVMETAFYLTDVCGPRLAGSDGLARANQWTQKQLTSWGLANAAIEPWGTFGRGWDIEKSYVAMTAPYYHTLVGAPKAWTPSTSGVVKKQVAVVKAAAEADLDKYKGQLRDKIVVLEVVNPPKLTFEADARRYTDEELKKLADYAPGTPATSPAAADAERVAALRARAALRTKLSDMLLTEGAAAVLSSRGGSDGTFFTSNGASYAADAKPVLPELEMAPEDQLRLIRLAEAGIPVEVELETRTRFQTQDLQGYNVVAEIPGTDRKLKSEVVMLGGHLDSWHAATGATDNAAGCAVMMEAVRILKAAGVQPRRTIRIALWGAEEQGLHGSRGYVKNHFADPATMKLLPEHEKLAAYFNLDNGAGKIRGIYAQGNEAVVPIFQDWLKPFADLGATTVTLRNTGGTDHLSFDAVGLPGFQFIQDPLDYGTRTHHTNMDTYERLPADDLKQASVIVASFVYQAAMRDQKLPRKPLPAAKPEQRM from the coding sequence ATGCATACTCTCCGACTCCTCACGCTGGCCGGCGGCCTGGCCCTGGCCGCGCCCACCGCGGCCCAGCAGACGACCGGCACCAAGGCCGACCCGGCCATGCTGGCTAAAATCAAAGACGAAGGCCTGAACCGTTCCAAGGTGATGGAAACAGCCTTTTACCTGACCGACGTGTGCGGCCCCCGCCTGGCCGGCTCCGACGGCCTGGCCCGCGCCAACCAATGGACGCAAAAGCAGCTCACCAGTTGGGGCCTCGCCAACGCCGCCATCGAGCCGTGGGGCACCTTCGGCCGCGGCTGGGACATCGAGAAGTCGTACGTGGCTATGACGGCGCCTTACTACCACACCCTCGTCGGCGCCCCCAAAGCCTGGACGCCCAGCACCAGCGGAGTCGTGAAAAAGCAGGTGGCCGTGGTGAAAGCCGCTGCGGAAGCGGACCTAGACAAATACAAAGGCCAGCTGCGCGACAAAATTGTGGTGCTGGAGGTCGTCAACCCGCCCAAGCTCACCTTCGAGGCCGACGCCCGGCGCTACACCGACGAGGAGCTGAAGAAGCTGGCCGACTACGCCCCCGGTACTCCCGCTACCTCCCCGGCCGCCGCCGATGCGGAGCGCGTTGCCGCGTTGCGCGCCCGCGCCGCCCTGCGCACCAAGCTCAGCGACATGCTGCTGACCGAAGGCGCGGCAGCGGTGCTTAGCTCCCGCGGCGGCTCCGACGGCACGTTCTTTACTTCCAACGGCGCCTCTTACGCCGCCGACGCCAAGCCCGTGCTGCCCGAGCTGGAAATGGCTCCCGAAGACCAATTGCGCCTGATTCGGCTGGCCGAAGCGGGCATTCCGGTAGAGGTGGAGCTGGAAACCCGGACCCGCTTCCAAACCCAGGACTTACAGGGTTACAATGTGGTGGCCGAAATTCCGGGCACCGACCGGAAGTTGAAAAGCGAAGTAGTAATGCTGGGCGGCCACCTCGACTCCTGGCACGCCGCCACCGGCGCCACCGACAATGCCGCCGGCTGCGCCGTGATGATGGAGGCCGTGCGCATTCTGAAGGCGGCCGGCGTGCAGCCCCGCCGCACCATCCGCATTGCCTTGTGGGGCGCCGAGGAGCAGGGTCTGCACGGCTCCCGCGGCTACGTCAAAAACCATTTCGCCGACCCTGCCACCATGAAGCTGCTGCCGGAACACGAAAAGCTGGCCGCCTACTTCAACCTCGACAACGGCGCCGGCAAAATCCGGGGCATCTACGCCCAGGGCAACGAGGCCGTGGTACCCATCTTCCAGGACTGGCTGAAGCCGTTTGCCGACCTGGGCGCCACCACCGTCACGCTGCGCAACACCGGCGGCACCGACCACCTGTCGTTTGACGCCGTAGGCTTGCCCGGCTTTCAATTCATCCAGGACCCACTCGACTACGGTACCCGCACCCACCACACCAACATGGACACCTACGAGCGGCTGCCCGCCGACGACCTCAAGCAGGCGTCCGTCATCGTGGCCTCTTTCGTGTACCAGGCCGCCATGCGCGACCAAAAACTACCCCGCAAGCCCCTGCCCGCCGCCAAACCCGAGCAGCGGATGTAA
- the lysS gene encoding lysine--tRNA ligase — MHHLSEQEIIRRNKLEELRQLGIEPYPSELFDVNFYAQEILDNYHPELNNFQEVRLAGRLMSVRVMGKASFAELQDASGRIQLYINRDEICPGEDKTLYNTVFKKLVDLGDFVGVQGHVFKTQVGETSVHVTSFQLLSKSLRPLPVVKERVDEATGEKVVYDGLTDPEMRYRQRYVDLVVNPHVRDAFIKRTQLVQAMRNFLNDKGYLEVETPILQPLYGGAAARPFKTHHNTLDMTLYLRIANELYLKRLIVGGFDGVYEFSKDFRNEGMSRFHNPEFTQMELYVAYKDYYWMMDLVEEMVERVALALHDKTEVQVGDNLINFQRPWKRFTMAEAIEHYTGLNIEGKSEDELRAAAKDLKVALEPSMGKAKIIDEIFGEHVEPKLIQPTFITDYPVEMSPLAKKHRSKPGLVERFEAICNGKEICNAFSELNDPIDQRQRFEEQLELGKRGDTEAMVLDEDFLRALEYGMPPTAGLGIGIDRLSMIMTNSHSIQDVLFFPQMKPEYTKSENAPKH, encoded by the coding sequence ATGCACCACCTCAGCGAACAGGAAATTATTCGCCGCAACAAGCTGGAAGAGCTTCGGCAGCTTGGCATCGAGCCCTACCCTTCGGAGCTGTTCGACGTGAACTTCTACGCCCAGGAAATCCTCGACAACTACCATCCGGAGCTAAACAACTTCCAGGAGGTACGCCTGGCGGGCCGGCTGATGTCGGTGCGGGTGATGGGCAAGGCCTCGTTTGCGGAATTGCAGGACGCGTCGGGCCGGATTCAGCTCTACATCAACCGCGACGAAATCTGCCCTGGTGAAGACAAAACGCTGTACAACACCGTCTTCAAGAAGCTCGTGGACCTGGGCGACTTTGTGGGCGTACAAGGCCACGTATTCAAGACCCAGGTGGGCGAAACTTCGGTGCATGTGACGAGCTTCCAGCTGCTAAGCAAGAGCCTGCGCCCCTTGCCGGTGGTGAAGGAGCGCGTGGATGAAGCCACCGGCGAAAAGGTTGTCTACGACGGCCTCACTGACCCCGAGATGCGCTACCGCCAACGCTACGTCGACCTCGTGGTGAACCCGCATGTGCGCGACGCTTTCATTAAGCGTACCCAGCTGGTGCAGGCCATGCGCAACTTTCTCAACGACAAAGGTTACCTGGAGGTAGAAACTCCAATTTTGCAGCCCTTGTACGGTGGGGCAGCGGCTCGGCCCTTCAAGACTCACCACAACACGCTGGACATGACGCTCTACCTGCGCATTGCCAACGAGCTGTACCTGAAGCGCCTCATCGTGGGTGGGTTTGATGGGGTGTACGAATTTTCCAAGGACTTCCGCAACGAGGGCATGAGCCGCTTCCACAACCCGGAGTTCACCCAGATGGAGCTTTACGTGGCCTACAAGGACTACTACTGGATGATGGACCTAGTGGAAGAAATGGTGGAGCGCGTAGCCTTGGCCCTGCACGACAAAACCGAAGTGCAGGTGGGCGACAACCTCATCAACTTCCAGCGCCCCTGGAAGCGCTTCACCATGGCCGAGGCCATCGAGCACTACACCGGCCTAAACATCGAAGGCAAGAGCGAGGACGAGCTGCGCGCCGCAGCCAAAGACCTGAAGGTGGCGCTGGAGCCGAGCATGGGCAAAGCCAAGATCATCGACGAAATTTTCGGGGAGCACGTGGAGCCCAAGCTGATCCAGCCCACGTTCATCACCGACTATCCGGTGGAAATGTCGCCGCTAGCCAAGAAGCACCGCTCGAAGCCGGGACTGGTGGAGCGGTTTGAGGCTATTTGTAATGGCAAAGAAATCTGCAACGCTTTCTCAGAGCTAAACGACCCCATCGACCAGCGCCAACGCTTCGAGGAGCAGCTGGAGCTAGGCAAGCGCGGCGACACCGAAGCCATGGTGCTCGACGAGGACTTTTTGCGGGCCTTGGAGTACGGTATGCCACCCACGGCCGGCCTGGGCATCGGCATCGACCGCCTAAGCATGATAATGACCAATTCCCACTCGATTCAGGACGTGCTATTCTTCCCGCAGATGAAGCCGGAATACACCAAGTCGGAAAACGCGCCTAAACACTAA
- a CDS encoding dienelactone hydrolase family protein gives MDQRIINLFDEYTHAPLSRQEFLERLVKLAGGTALAAAALAALEPGYAQAATVAEDDKNLVSEDVTWPGEAGVTMRGYLVRSKGRKKRGAVVVIHENRGLTPHIKDVTRRVAQAGYLALGVDALSGFGGTPANEDEGRTLIGKLDAEQNLNNYLRALAYLRARPDSNGRTGCVGFCWGGALANRLATHDPQLNAAVAYYGRQPDAAEAPAIKARLLLHYAGQDERVNAGIAAWEAALKAAGVRFEQYLYKGAQHAFNNDSSPARYNAEAAKLAWDRTLKLFREALG, from the coding sequence ATGGACCAGCGCATTATTAACCTGTTCGACGAATACACGCACGCCCCGCTTTCGCGGCAGGAGTTTCTGGAGCGACTGGTGAAGCTGGCGGGCGGCACGGCCCTGGCGGCTGCGGCGCTGGCGGCGCTGGAGCCTGGCTACGCCCAGGCGGCTACCGTGGCGGAGGACGACAAAAACCTCGTGAGCGAGGACGTCACCTGGCCCGGCGAGGCCGGCGTGACCATGCGCGGCTACCTTGTGCGGTCCAAAGGCCGGAAGAAGCGCGGCGCCGTGGTAGTCATTCACGAAAACCGGGGCCTGACGCCCCACATCAAAGACGTAACGCGGCGCGTGGCCCAAGCCGGCTACCTGGCATTGGGGGTTGATGCGTTGTCGGGGTTTGGCGGCACGCCGGCCAACGAGGACGAGGGCCGCACGCTGATTGGCAAACTAGATGCCGAACAAAACCTTAATAACTACCTTCGGGCCCTGGCCTACCTGCGCGCCCGCCCCGATTCCAACGGCCGCACCGGCTGCGTGGGCTTCTGCTGGGGCGGGGCCCTGGCCAACCGCCTCGCCACCCACGACCCGCAGCTGAACGCCGCCGTGGCCTACTACGGCCGCCAGCCCGACGCTGCCGAAGCCCCTGCCATCAAGGCACGCCTCTTGTTGCACTACGCCGGCCAGGACGAGCGAGTAAATGCCGGCATAGCCGCCTGGGAGGCAGCCTTGAAGGCGGCCGGTGTGCGCTTTGAGCAGTACCTATACAAAGGTGCTCAGCATGCTTTCAACAACGACTCCTCCCCCGCCCGCTACAACGCCGAAGCTGCCAAACTAGCCTGGGACCGTACGCTGAAGCTGTTCCGGGAGGCGCTGGGGTAG
- a CDS encoding YtxH domain-containing protein — MEDTKGKVILSLLVGATAGAVAGLLLAPETGEDTRASLKKSATRLGDSLAKLLSSTPDSGATEAPGPTAAPQHRSITDKAAADELLQSLSTARAGGSTPAEESLPDDSDSDYDGSGGDSRHYPGYRS; from the coding sequence ATGGAAGACACGAAAGGCAAAGTGATTCTCTCGCTGCTGGTAGGAGCCACGGCCGGCGCAGTAGCTGGCCTGCTGCTAGCCCCCGAAACCGGCGAAGACACCCGAGCCAGCTTAAAGAAGTCGGCTACCCGCCTCGGCGACAGTTTGGCCAAGCTGCTCAGCAGCACCCCCGATTCTGGCGCCACCGAAGCCCCCGGTCCCACCGCGGCCCCCCAGCACCGCTCCATTACCGATAAAGCCGCCGCCGATGAGCTGCTTCAGTCCCTCTCTACAGCGCGGGCCGGCGGCAGCACTCCCGCCGAAGAGAGCCTGCCCGACGATTCCGACTCCGACTACGACGGCTCGGGCGGCGACTCCCGGCATTACCCCGGCTACCGTTCTTAA
- a CDS encoding cupin domain-containing protein codes for MSEKRYFRQQKPFVVPTTDGKLIEEHIGLASTRTSQYSVAHMVAPPHWSEPHQRPEFDEVTIVVRGRKRFEVDGDVIELAAGESLLIKAGARVRYSNPFDEECEYWSVCVPAFSLDTVHREE; via the coding sequence ATGTCAGAAAAACGCTACTTCCGCCAGCAAAAGCCATTCGTGGTACCCACTACCGACGGCAAGCTCATAGAGGAGCACATTGGGCTAGCCAGCACCCGCACCAGCCAGTACAGCGTGGCCCACATGGTCGCGCCGCCCCATTGGAGCGAGCCGCACCAGCGCCCGGAGTTTGACGAAGTCACCATTGTGGTGCGGGGCCGCAAGCGGTTTGAGGTAGATGGCGACGTTATCGAGCTGGCAGCTGGCGAGTCGCTGCTGATTAAGGCCGGGGCCCGGGTACGCTATTCCAATCCTTTTGACGAGGAGTGCGAGTATTGGTCGGTGTGTGTGCCGGCGTTTTCGCTGGACACGGTGCATCGGGAGGAGTGA
- a CDS encoding Kazal-type serine protease inhibitor family protein, translated as MQQLLSASLLLAVLALGGCQQPAPPTAQQPAPPCIDESKIRGAAACTMQYDPVCGCNTKTYSNACVATNAGVTSYTKGACPSH; from the coding sequence ATGCAACAGCTTCTTTCGGCCAGTCTGCTGCTGGCGGTTTTGGCACTGGGCGGCTGCCAGCAGCCTGCCCCACCCACGGCCCAGCAACCAGCGCCGCCTTGCATTGATGAAAGTAAAATCCGTGGAGCTGCGGCGTGCACTATGCAGTACGACCCGGTGTGTGGCTGCAACACCAAAACCTACAGCAACGCCTGCGTAGCTACCAACGCCGGCGTGACAAGCTACACCAAAGGCGCCTGCCCCAGCCACTAA
- a CDS encoding CsbD family protein, which translates to MSYHEEDNSGKILLAALAGAGAGIIAGMLLAPDKGSATRENWKGLATKYSGQLGEQLSKYGEDLDAKFKGYIEKLEDMGVTGVGSSLKMKGDWNANKGKLKQQFAQLTDEDLDYAEGKGDELVGRLQNKLGKSKNEITKMLNDL; encoded by the coding sequence ATGTCGTACCACGAAGAAGACAACTCAGGTAAAATCCTCCTCGCTGCGCTGGCCGGTGCTGGCGCCGGTATCATTGCCGGTATGCTGCTGGCTCCCGATAAAGGCTCGGCAACCCGCGAAAACTGGAAAGGCCTGGCTACCAAGTACAGCGGCCAGCTGGGTGAGCAGCTCTCGAAATACGGCGAAGACCTGGATGCCAAGTTCAAAGGCTATATCGAGAAGCTCGAAGACATGGGAGTAACCGGCGTTGGCAGCAGCCTGAAGATGAAAGGCGACTGGAATGCCAACAAAGGCAAGCTGAAGCAGCAATTCGCTCAGCTTACCGATGAAGACCTCGATTATGCCGAAGGCAAAGGTGATGAGCTGGTAGGCCGTCTGCAAAACAAGCTCGGCAAATCGAAAAACGAAATCACGAAGATGCTAAACGACCTGTAG